Proteins from a genomic interval of Paenibacillus lentus:
- a CDS encoding DUF5665 domain-containing protein, with product MARTQPMDPQEHPFELRHEVKRLNGRLDYIADLLNRAEFKDILENYTSPKKRILTNFMAGLSRGLGLSVGTFVVLGLLGWFLSLFVDLPMIGDYIKELQDYIKSKP from the coding sequence ATGGCGCGCACTCAACCGATGGACCCGCAGGAGCATCCCTTTGAATTACGCCACGAAGTAAAGCGTTTGAATGGGAGATTGGACTATATCGCGGATTTGCTAAATAGAGCAGAGTTTAAAGACATCTTAGAGAACTATACTAGCCCCAAGAAACGGATACTTACCAATTTTATGGCCGGTCTGTCACGCGGTCTCGGCCTGAGCGTCGGCACCTTTGTCGTACTCGGTCTGCTCGGCTGGTTTCTGAGTCTGTTCGTAGATCTCCCGATGATCGGTGATTATATTAAAGAATTGCAGGATTACATTAAATCCAAGCCATAA
- a CDS encoding YtxH domain-containing protein — protein sequence MNKEEMDHPVQSGSTFTKGLVIGALLGAAAALLYAPKPGRELRSDLSEKLSTATDKSKEVATVVGEKATDLAKNVTEKTTDLAKTVSAGASTILNSAKEASADIAEDVKNASDEVITEAKQ from the coding sequence ATGAATAAAGAAGAAATGGATCATCCGGTTCAAAGCGGTTCTACTTTTACTAAAGGACTCGTGATCGGCGCATTGCTCGGGGCGGCCGCCGCTCTTCTATACGCACCAAAACCCGGACGTGAGCTTCGCAGCGATCTATCCGAAAAACTGAGCACTGCGACAGATAAATCAAAAGAAGTCGCTACTGTCGTAGGCGAGAAAGCGACCGATCTTGCTAAAAATGTGACTGAAAAAACGACGGATTTGGCTAAGACGGTAAGTGCAGGCGCGTCAACTATTTTGAACAGTGCCAAAGAAGCATCCGCCGATATAGCCGAAGATGTAAAGAACGCCTCGGATGAGGTAATTACTGAAGCGAAGCAATAA
- a CDS encoding asparaginase: MDSFRDTILVEEYRGDILECSHRGFICVVDEKGRIFKYAGAPYTQVFTRSAAKPLQAIPAIRAGIQEAYQLTDAEIAVMTASHRAEDVHMDVLKSLISKIGVEEEGLVCAPSLPLDRKSREALLRSGGDRRRLYHNCSGKHLGVLAYCKMMGFDLKSYHAPTHPVQQEIVDTIASLAEMAVEDIGRGTDGCGFPVFALPLSALATAYLKLVCPDLIKDTRTAEAVRQITRAMNARPELVGGSGRIDSVLMEDDNIIAKGGFKGVYCFSLKRERLGIAFKVSDGSEEEWGRIVLEILHQLNYANEELLLKLQEQFPSRILNDEGSSVGHMETVFTLIN, encoded by the coding sequence ATGGACAGCTTTAGAGATACAATATTGGTTGAAGAATATCGTGGGGACATACTGGAGTGCAGTCATCGCGGATTTATTTGCGTGGTTGATGAAAAGGGACGCATTTTTAAGTATGCTGGCGCCCCCTATACCCAGGTGTTTACCCGTTCTGCTGCAAAGCCTCTTCAGGCGATTCCAGCAATTCGGGCAGGTATTCAGGAAGCTTATCAGCTTACCGATGCTGAGATCGCCGTAATGACTGCTTCGCATCGCGCCGAGGACGTTCATATGGATGTGCTGAAGTCCCTGATCTCCAAAATCGGCGTGGAAGAAGAGGGGCTTGTATGTGCTCCAAGCTTGCCTCTGGATCGTAAGTCCAGGGAAGCTCTTCTTCGATCAGGAGGAGATCGAAGAAGATTATATCATAACTGTTCTGGTAAGCACTTAGGTGTGCTCGCATATTGCAAAATGATGGGCTTCGATTTGAAGAGCTACCATGCTCCGACCCATCCTGTTCAGCAGGAAATTGTCGACACTATAGCTTCTCTTGCCGAAATGGCGGTGGAAGACATTGGCCGTGGCACGGATGGCTGCGGCTTTCCAGTATTTGCACTGCCCTTATCGGCATTAGCAACAGCTTATTTGAAGCTGGTTTGTCCTGATCTGATCAAGGATACCCGGACGGCTGAAGCCGTACGACAAATCACTCGGGCGATGAATGCACGTCCAGAGCTGGTCGGAGGGAGTGGACGCATTGACTCTGTCTTAATGGAAGATGACAACATCATTGCCAAAGGTGGCTTTAAAGGCGTGTATTGCTTCAGTTTGAAAAGGGAGCGCCTTGGGATCGCTTTTAAAGTATCGGATGGTTCGGAAGAAGAATGGGGCAGGATCGTTCTGGAAATACTGCACCAGCTCAACTATGCCAACGAAGAGCTTCTACTCAAACTGCAGGAGCAATTTCCTTCCCGTATCCTGAATGACGAGGGCAGCTCTGTAGGGCACATGGAGACGGTATTTACGCTTATAAATTAG
- a CDS encoding pirin family protein, whose amino-acid sequence MIKVVTAEERHTSDKGAVHSEFSFSFSDYDDPSNAHFGCLLALNDNVVQPGQGLASHPHHDLEIVTYVVSGTLRHEDDLGNKRDLAAGSVQVISAGEGIRHSESNPSDTEPVRFIQMWFLPAQRNLKPDWSSGWFPWQDRRGCLKPLVAPLPLKGGLRINQDVQLYIPTLDTAEELTVPSGDGRRKHLFMLSGHIDLHCGQQKFALRPGDAARIRNAEELTVRGTGSDGAAEFILIDLP is encoded by the coding sequence ATGATCAAAGTGGTCACCGCTGAGGAGCGCCATACTTCGGACAAAGGTGCCGTTCATAGTGAATTCAGCTTCTCCTTTTCCGATTATGATGATCCGAGCAATGCTCATTTCGGTTGTTTGCTAGCATTGAATGATAACGTGGTTCAGCCTGGCCAAGGTTTGGCTTCTCATCCGCACCACGATCTTGAGATCGTCACATATGTAGTATCTGGCACGCTGCGTCATGAGGATGATCTCGGAAATAAGCGAGATTTGGCGGCTGGGAGTGTACAGGTGATAAGTGCCGGCGAGGGTATTCGTCATTCCGAGAGTAATCCTTCAGATACAGAGCCTGTGCGTTTTATCCAAATGTGGTTCCTGCCTGCGCAGAGGAACTTGAAACCGGATTGGTCTAGCGGATGGTTCCCATGGCAAGACCGGAGAGGGTGCCTGAAGCCTCTTGTGGCACCGCTGCCTCTGAAGGGAGGTCTGCGCATCAATCAGGATGTGCAGCTATATATTCCAACATTGGATACCGCGGAAGAATTGACAGTTCCTTCAGGCGATGGGCGTCGAAAGCATCTATTCATGCTGTCGGGCCATATCGATTTACACTGCGGACAACAGAAATTTGCGCTCCGGCCAGGCGATGCAGCGAGAATACGGAATGCCGAGGAACTGACCGTTCGCGGTACGGGCAGCGATGGTGCCGCAGAGTTTATACTGATCGATTTGCCTTAG
- a CDS encoding DUF1128 domain-containing protein, whose amino-acid sequence MVDLTQKTQENVEYMIEAIKTKLRMATGAAMSASAFHVDRYEDILEVYEIVMSKERLSISEVEALAKELGQLRGN is encoded by the coding sequence ATGGTAGATTTAACGCAAAAGACTCAAGAAAATGTGGAATATATGATCGAAGCAATAAAGACGAAATTAAGGATGGCCACCGGGGCTGCCATGTCAGCTTCAGCATTTCATGTGGATCGTTATGAAGACATTCTGGAGGTTTATGAAATCGTTATGAGCAAGGAACGCCTGAGCATTTCGGAAGTGGAGGCACTTGCCAAAGAACTCGGCCAACTAAGAGGTAATTAG
- the yyaC gene encoding spore protease YyaC, with translation MKLKGQGLHNDSAFSQRRLTGKELPVFMRNIRQKHLSDNVTFLCIGTDRSTGDSLGPIVGTRLEEHGFPSVVGSLQHPCDADNLVHRMNAIPKDHVIIAIDACLGVPASVGSYIVSGKPLLPAQSVGGGLPEAGHYSIAAVVNVNGPKPYWTLGMTSLYQVMQMADEIVRAAVEGFHNS, from the coding sequence ATGAAGTTAAAGGGTCAAGGGCTTCATAATGATTCTGCCTTTAGCCAGAGGAGACTGACAGGTAAGGAATTGCCTGTATTTATGCGTAACATTCGCCAGAAGCATCTATCAGATAATGTCACGTTTTTATGTATCGGGACAGATCGCTCCACAGGAGATTCGCTTGGCCCCATTGTTGGTACCCGGCTGGAGGAGCACGGGTTCCCTTCCGTTGTAGGTTCGCTTCAGCATCCCTGTGATGCTGACAATCTAGTTCATCGTATGAATGCTATTCCCAAGGATCATGTCATTATTGCGATTGATGCCTGCCTGGGAGTTCCTGCTTCGGTAGGCTCCTATATCGTATCGGGGAAACCGCTGCTCCCTGCGCAGTCTGTGGGCGGTGGATTGCCGGAGGCAGGGCACTACAGCATCGCGGCCGTAGTGAACGTAAATGGCCCAAAGCCTTATTGGACACTTGGAATGACTTCACTGTACCAGGTCATGCAAATGGCGGACGAAATCGTGCGTGCGGCGGTGGAAGGATTTCATAATTCATAA
- a CDS encoding alpha/beta fold hydrolase, producing MDKLTISGTTLAYEDQGKGDVVVLLHGFCGNASYWEQVMPLLTKQYRVIAPDLRGHGLSDAPLGAYTIEQMADDIAGLMKELSVDKYTLLGHSMGGYVTLSLAQRYAGSLSGFGLIHSTAYPDSEEAKEKRLQAVSVISTEGITRFVDGLVPGLFAPANATSHEAALDRVKEIGYKTPPQGASGAALAMRERIDRRDVLSSTTLPVLLVAGENDRLIPIDRTFTTEGSNVTKAVIKGAGHMSMYEAPEQLAVVINDFLRQIHKEKE from the coding sequence ATGGACAAGCTAACGATAAGCGGAACGACACTCGCATATGAGGATCAGGGTAAGGGAGACGTTGTAGTGCTTCTACATGGTTTTTGCGGTAATGCATCTTATTGGGAGCAAGTGATGCCGCTGCTGACTAAGCAATATCGTGTCATCGCTCCTGATCTACGCGGGCATGGATTGTCCGATGCGCCGCTCGGCGCCTATACGATAGAACAAATGGCTGATGATATAGCCGGCCTGATGAAGGAATTGTCAGTTGATAAGTATACCCTGCTGGGCCATTCGATGGGCGGATATGTCACATTATCCCTGGCTCAGCGATACGCGGGCAGTCTGAGTGGGTTTGGCCTGATCCATTCCACGGCCTATCCTGACAGTGAGGAAGCGAAGGAAAAAAGGCTTCAGGCCGTTTCGGTTATTAGCACTGAGGGGATTACCCGATTTGTCGACGGCCTGGTCCCTGGGTTGTTTGCCCCTGCAAATGCAACCTCGCATGAAGCGGCCCTGGATCGTGTTAAAGAAATTGGCTACAAGACTCCCCCGCAAGGAGCCTCTGGAGCTGCTTTGGCTATGCGTGAACGAATTGATCGCAGAGATGTCCTATCATCGACGACATTGCCCGTCCTACTCGTGGCAGGAGAGAATGACAGGCTCATTCCGATTGATCGGACATTTACGACGGAAGGTAGTAATGTGACGAAGGCTGTTATTAAAGGAGCCGGACATATGAGCATGTACGAGGCCCCAGAACAGCTGGCAGTTGTCATTAACGATTTTCTACGTCAGATCCATAAAGAAAAGGAATAA
- a CDS encoding DUF6483 family protein, with the protein MFRKDYLVRAIEGITEALGTIFGLKQQKKHPEALQELEDLFKTQFRLNSLLLGTLSPKDITELFRSGGIIEADKLQTLARLLREEADIILDSGGVNEGRVRQQKALHLFLVARQHGADLSLWQLDEEISSLLAQLKGHPLHPDTERLVFSFAEVKGRYALAEDALYRLMDQQVMDVQEGIAFYERLINVDSRDLEEGGLSAAEVLEGLVELRNRL; encoded by the coding sequence ATGTTTCGAAAAGATTACCTCGTCCGAGCCATTGAGGGGATTACGGAAGCTCTGGGTACCATTTTTGGTTTGAAGCAGCAGAAGAAGCACCCCGAAGCTCTACAGGAGCTTGAAGATTTGTTCAAAACGCAGTTTCGCTTAAATTCTTTGCTGCTTGGAACGCTGTCGCCTAAGGATATTACCGAGTTATTTCGCAGCGGCGGAATTATCGAGGCGGATAAATTACAAACTTTGGCCCGGCTGTTGAGAGAGGAAGCGGACATTATCCTGGATAGCGGGGGTGTGAATGAGGGCAGAGTACGGCAGCAGAAAGCACTCCATTTATTTCTGGTAGCAAGACAGCATGGCGCGGATCTATCCTTATGGCAATTGGATGAGGAAATTTCCAGTCTGTTGGCTCAGCTCAAGGGCCATCCTCTTCATCCGGATACAGAACGGCTGGTATTTAGCTTTGCTGAGGTGAAGGGCAGATATGCCCTGGCCGAAGATGCCTTGTATCGCTTGATGGATCAGCAAGTGATGGACGTGCAAGAGGGAATTGCCTTTTACGAGCGCTTGATAAACGTAGATTCGCGGGACTTGGAAGAGGGCGGTCTGTCTGCAGCCGAGGTGCTGGAAGGGCTTGTTGAACTGCGAAATCGCTTGTAA
- a CDS encoding class I SAM-dependent methyltransferase: MESLRNLVHQLAEEGTLISATLSQRRKTGETSYTKVVVKPVELKKSLHYQLAYHYANKVTHENIAAALFEERMMAMFEDTFRQGLLCTVDADYQVLISKKYKVSILKKSPSKKPGALSHNRQKQYILEEGTPVPFLVELGIMNTDGKVFAKKYDKFRQINRFLEMVQDVIPHLPEDRPLTIVDFGCGKSYLTFALYHYLSVQQRRELNIVGLDLKADVIEHCGTLARNLHYDQLRFLVGDIADYDELSQVDMVVTLHACDTATDAALEKAVRWGASVILSVPCCQHELFKQIETPVLEPLLSHGILKERFSALATDAIRAKLLDLLGYKTQLLEFIDMEHTPKNILIRAVKSPGADMERLWREYTAFRDFLSADPYLEKACRDLLPQG, translated from the coding sequence ATGGAGTCTTTGCGGAATCTAGTCCATCAACTGGCGGAAGAAGGCACCCTGATCTCCGCTACGCTCAGTCAGCGCCGCAAAACGGGAGAGACCAGTTATACCAAGGTGGTCGTAAAACCCGTGGAACTGAAGAAGAGCCTTCATTATCAATTAGCGTATCATTATGCCAACAAGGTTACTCATGAGAATATAGCGGCTGCTTTATTCGAGGAACGGATGATGGCCATGTTCGAAGACACGTTTCGGCAGGGGCTGTTATGTACCGTAGATGCCGACTATCAGGTGTTGATCAGCAAGAAATATAAAGTGTCGATTCTTAAGAAGTCTCCTTCCAAGAAGCCCGGTGCACTGTCGCACAATCGGCAGAAGCAGTATATTTTGGAAGAGGGAACCCCGGTACCGTTCCTGGTGGAACTCGGTATTATGAACACGGACGGGAAGGTGTTTGCCAAAAAGTACGATAAGTTTCGGCAGATCAATCGTTTTTTGGAAATGGTGCAGGACGTTATTCCTCATCTTCCTGAAGATCGTCCGCTAACGATCGTTGATTTCGGCTGCGGCAAATCGTATTTGACATTCGCGCTCTATCATTATCTGAGCGTCCAGCAGCGTAGGGAGCTAAACATTGTAGGGCTTGACCTGAAAGCCGATGTGATCGAGCATTGCGGGACGTTGGCGCGGAATTTGCACTATGATCAACTGCGTTTTCTCGTGGGCGATATTGCCGATTATGACGAATTAAGCCAGGTCGATATGGTCGTTACTTTGCACGCATGTGATACAGCGACAGATGCCGCCTTAGAGAAGGCAGTGCGTTGGGGGGCATCTGTCATTCTGTCCGTGCCTTGCTGTCAGCATGAGCTGTTTAAGCAGATAGAGACTCCTGTACTTGAACCTCTACTGTCGCATGGCATTCTGAAGGAGCGCTTCTCGGCACTGGCTACTGATGCAATCCGAGCCAAATTATTAGATTTGCTTGGCTATAAAACACAGCTGCTTGAATTCATCGATATGGAACATACGCCGAAGAATATTTTGATTCGGGCCGTGAAATCGCCTGGTGCCGATATGGAGCGGTTGTGGCGGGAATATACCGCTTTCCGCGATTTTCTGAGCGCTGATCCTTATCTGGAGAAAGCGTGCCGGGACTTGCTGCCCCAGGGCTAA
- a CDS encoding O-antigen ligase family protein — protein sequence MNRGLYFDDTLLTLGLMLIGITMTALILMGKAVSGQRISRKLLDERQSVYKIQLTHIFVLGGSFLIAGLYAAHLVFSPLSLQATGEAMLKWCFYGCFGLLIYCAGRCTRGKEVLETGWSFLGLLLGATALASVYGLLPYPEAIFRTDQSELSASGARLAGLLQYPNTFGAVMGVFLLERLIYLAQISAANYTRQQRWRIYAVAGSSYIYIVCLLLTESRGAYIAVATAGLAGFLQLQGADRYRYARQSGVLFFFGLVTAGQLFSARLAPPLLSGLLIFVTIMCAALAGVQHLTSFGAGRIALRSFAGSGLARITRDPLIGRGVRWLAAPSLIEPGIRHGIAGCLEGARVRRVAASSIVLVTVLLIAWLSIGPLERMYSLATASSRLLMYRDAWRLFLTSPWFGQGGGTWDVMYRAIQATPYVGREVHSGYINILLEIGLTGLVVLMLWLAVFGVVLARQRCRIWPSSLVILLHSIVDFDMSYGLIWLLMIWMACSGISQQSDLPLTSSQPQSDQPKPPIRSIEPVNRKEPAQFVQPHQAVYTVRLVTRHIWYIFVLVVMSVFLLLASLLGARQATSLAWERQALAAKASGMTEQAKAFLEQSLSIYPARTSARLQLAGLSDDLGAAKMLQQGLVYDRAEPDLWAALGRALSGLHPKDAVSAWEHAVRLDPFSRTRQTEAISHLTSLVHRLQREQRLQEAVATALIGYRLYVRYEELANKLAMTIMKRNDRSFMVTAEAKYLGRQLGEYVFRHPPGHR from the coding sequence TTGAACCGCGGATTATATTTTGATGACACGTTGCTAACCCTGGGGTTAATGCTGATTGGCATTACGATGACAGCCCTAATATTAATGGGAAAGGCGGTGAGTGGACAGCGGATAAGCCGGAAGCTTTTGGACGAGAGACAGTCTGTTTATAAAATTCAGCTCACACATATTTTTGTGCTGGGTGGGTCGTTCTTAATAGCTGGGTTGTATGCGGCTCACCTTGTCTTCAGCCCGTTGTCTCTGCAGGCGACTGGGGAAGCTATGCTTAAGTGGTGCTTTTACGGCTGTTTTGGCCTGCTTATTTATTGCGCTGGGCGCTGCACCCGAGGCAAAGAGGTTCTTGAGACAGGCTGGAGTTTTCTTGGCCTGCTGCTTGGCGCAACGGCTTTAGCATCTGTGTATGGGCTGTTACCCTATCCCGAGGCTATTTTTCGGACGGATCAGAGCGAATTGTCCGCAAGCGGGGCAAGATTGGCCGGACTGCTGCAATATCCGAATACCTTCGGAGCGGTGATGGGGGTATTTCTCTTGGAACGGCTGATCTATCTAGCTCAAATCTCGGCCGCGAATTATACTCGTCAGCAGAGATGGAGAATATATGCTGTGGCAGGCAGCTCTTATATTTATATTGTTTGTTTATTGTTAACGGAATCACGTGGTGCTTATATAGCGGTTGCAACAGCCGGATTGGCTGGGTTTCTCCAGCTTCAAGGAGCTGATCGCTATCGTTATGCGAGGCAAAGCGGCGTGCTATTTTTCTTTGGATTAGTAACTGCAGGTCAATTGTTCTCTGCACGGCTTGCTCCACCATTGCTTTCTGGGCTACTCATATTTGTTACCATCATGTGTGCAGCCTTGGCCGGAGTTCAGCATCTTACTAGCTTTGGAGCTGGCAGGATAGCGCTTCGATCCTTTGCGGGGTCTGGATTGGCCCGGATAACCAGAGATCCTTTGATTGGTCGCGGAGTTCGTTGGTTAGCAGCTCCTTCCTTAATTGAGCCCGGAATTCGCCACGGCATCGCCGGGTGTCTGGAAGGCGCAAGGGTTCGCCGGGTTGCCGCTAGCAGCATTGTGCTGGTAACGGTTCTACTTATAGCCTGGTTGAGCATTGGCCCGCTTGAGAGGATGTATTCACTAGCGACAGCTTCTAGTCGCCTTCTTATGTACCGCGATGCCTGGAGGCTGTTCCTCACCTCCCCTTGGTTTGGACAAGGAGGGGGGACTTGGGATGTGATGTACCGGGCGATTCAGGCTACTCCTTACGTCGGGCGAGAAGTGCATAGCGGTTATATCAATATCCTGTTGGAGATCGGTCTAACGGGGCTTGTGGTTCTGATGCTATGGCTTGCCGTTTTCGGAGTTGTTCTAGCTCGTCAACGATGTCGTATATGGCCATCAAGCCTGGTGATCCTTCTCCACAGTATAGTCGATTTTGATATGAGCTATGGCCTGATTTGGTTGTTGATGATTTGGATGGCTTGCTCCGGGATCTCGCAACAGTCTGATTTGCCCCTAACTTCTTCGCAGCCGCAGTCTGATCAGCCCAAACCTCCGATACGGTCTATAGAACCTGTAAACCGCAAGGAGCCAGCACAATTCGTACAGCCCCATCAGGCTGTATATACTGTTCGGCTAGTGACTCGGCATATATGGTATATCTTCGTCCTTGTTGTTATGTCCGTATTCCTGCTGCTTGCAAGCCTGCTGGGAGCACGGCAGGCGACCAGCCTAGCATGGGAACGGCAGGCCTTGGCCGCGAAAGCCTCGGGCATGACGGAGCAGGCCAAGGCTTTCTTGGAGCAGTCGCTATCTATCTATCCAGCCAGAACATCAGCACGGCTGCAATTGGCTGGTTTGTCCGATGATTTGGGGGCAGCTAAAATGCTGCAGCAAGGGCTTGTCTACGATCGGGCCGAACCTGATTTATGGGCGGCCTTGGGACGAGCCCTTTCCGGATTGCACCCGAAGGATGCTGTTTCAGCCTGGGAGCATGCCGTCAGACTTGATCCCTTCAGTAGGACGAGGCAGACGGAGGCGATAAGCCATCTTACATCTCTTGTCCACCGGCTGCAGCGGGAGCAACGTCTGCAAGAGGCAGTGGCAACAGCCCTCATTGGGTACCGGCTATATGTTCGTTACGAGGAGCTTGCTAATAAGCTCGCTATGACAATAATGAAGCGTAATGATCGAAGCTTTATGGTGACTGCAGAAGCGAAATATCTGGGACGTCAGCTGGGAGAGTACGTCTTCCGTCACCCTCCCGGTCATCGTTAG
- a CDS encoding dehydrogenase, with amino-acid sequence MHDKHQAALPTPRKIRRGCSKELYRTIKRLGIYIPDNLLKEGEDLYYKRVIANLLWISENSSNRKLLANWWDDEVGPELAELWNLEREALCKAFRAAFGG; translated from the coding sequence ATGCACGACAAGCATCAAGCCGCCCTTCCTACGCCGCGCAAAATCCGCCGGGGCTGCAGCAAGGAATTATACCGAACGATCAAAAGGCTTGGGATTTACATTCCCGATAACCTCCTCAAAGAAGGAGAAGATCTTTACTACAAAAGAGTGATTGCCAACCTGCTCTGGATCAGCGAGAACAGCAGCAACCGCAAACTGCTTGCGAATTGGTGGGATGACGAGGTCGGCCCTGAGCTCGCCGAGCTATGGAACCTCGAGCGCGAAGCTTTGTGCAAAGCATTCCGGGCAGCTTTCGGCGGCTAA
- a CDS encoding DedA family protein, which translates to MEWLSNAIGALFEWIQQLGYIGIMLGLMIEVIPSEIVLAYGGYLVFTERISFTGAVIFGVIGGVIAQLFVYWIGRYGGRPILERFGKYILIQKKHIDLSEAWFLKYGSGVIFTARFIPVVRHAISIPAGMAKMPVSQFLWLTTLAAIPWSILFVYLGMMLGEQWQAIDEKAGPYIMPILLVALALLIGYFIVKWYGANKRKGEA; encoded by the coding sequence GTGGAATGGTTGTCGAATGCAATCGGAGCATTGTTTGAATGGATACAACAGCTAGGTTATATTGGGATTATGCTGGGGCTCATGATTGAGGTCATACCGAGTGAGATCGTACTCGCCTACGGGGGCTATCTTGTGTTTACGGAGCGAATTAGCTTCACTGGGGCGGTTATATTCGGGGTGATTGGCGGTGTAATTGCCCAGCTGTTCGTGTATTGGATCGGACGATACGGAGGACGGCCCATTTTGGAACGATTCGGCAAATATATTCTGATCCAAAAAAAGCATATCGACTTATCCGAGGCCTGGTTTTTAAAATATGGATCGGGGGTTATTTTTACCGCTCGATTCATACCGGTAGTCAGACATGCTATTTCTATTCCGGCCGGCATGGCTAAAATGCCCGTGAGCCAATTTCTTTGGCTGACAACTCTTGCAGCCATTCCATGGTCAATATTGTTTGTTTATTTAGGTATGATGCTGGGTGAACAGTGGCAAGCGATCGATGAGAAGGCAGGGCCGTATATTATGCCGATTCTGCTCGTCGCCCTTGCACTGCTGATCGGGTATTTTATCGTGAAATGGTACGGGGCGAACAAAAGGAAAGGAGAGGCTTGA
- a CDS encoding thioredoxin family protein gives MSVNLRAKFGKGISPKQFMEGMQRNKEAFHSGYDDFKWVNEEDRLYFESLKRRDDLRVLILAADWCGDVIRSIPVVFRALETAGIETEILIVEEHQDVMDHFLTMGGRAVPIVIVADAGGDVLGHWGPRPTDVQEIMIRFKQENPDREAADYNEKIAVVRKQMAEKYDEGAGVNGKVVSELRELLLKF, from the coding sequence ATGAGTGTGAATCTTAGAGCTAAATTCGGCAAGGGCATTTCGCCGAAGCAATTTATGGAGGGAATGCAGCGGAATAAAGAAGCGTTTCACTCCGGGTATGATGATTTTAAATGGGTGAACGAGGAAGATAGATTATATTTCGAGAGCCTGAAAAGACGGGATGATTTGCGGGTGTTGATTCTAGCGGCGGATTGGTGCGGCGATGTAATACGAAGTATTCCTGTTGTTTTTCGAGCGCTTGAAACGGCTGGAATCGAGACGGAGATCCTCATTGTGGAGGAGCATCAGGATGTTATGGATCACTTCTTAACGATGGGCGGCCGTGCCGTTCCGATCGTTATCGTAGCGGATGCGGGAGGAGATGTGCTTGGCCATTGGGGGCCGCGTCCGACAGATGTGCAGGAGATCATGATCCGATTCAAGCAGGAGAATCCGGATCGTGAAGCAGCGGACTATAATGAGAAAATAGCTGTAGTTCGTAAGCAAATGGCTGAGAAATACGATGAAGGAGCAGGAGTTAACGGCAAGGTCGTATCCGAACTGCGTGAGTTACTCTTGAAATTTTAA
- a CDS encoding MBL fold metallo-hydrolase, producing MLNIETFSLGPLQTNAYLIRGEDEGKAIVIDPGMNPAPLIRRIEGLEIEAILLTHAHFDHIGGVEEIRRLKKCPVYLHSLESDWLTTPALNGSLRWAEVSPPIQSGPAEYELAEGQKLKLIGHEFTVFHTPGHSPGSVSFLCGNHLFSGDVLFRMSVGRTDLPGGREADLFNSIRGKLFTLSDEVIVYPGHGPKTTIGFEKANNPYVS from the coding sequence ATGTTGAACATTGAGACATTTTCATTAGGACCATTACAGACAAATGCTTATTTGATTCGAGGGGAAGATGAGGGCAAGGCCATAGTTATCGATCCTGGAATGAACCCGGCCCCCCTGATTCGTAGAATCGAAGGACTAGAAATCGAAGCCATCCTGCTGACGCATGCCCACTTCGATCACATTGGGGGAGTCGAGGAAATCCGCCGGTTGAAGAAGTGCCCAGTATATTTGCATTCGCTCGAAAGCGATTGGTTGACGACGCCTGCGCTTAACGGCTCGCTCCGCTGGGCGGAAGTATCACCACCGATTCAGAGTGGGCCTGCGGAGTATGAGCTGGCTGAAGGACAGAAGCTGAAATTGATTGGCCATGAATTTACCGTATTTCACACCCCGGGCCATTCCCCGGGCAGTGTTAGCTTCCTTTGCGGAAACCACCTCTTTTCCGGCGATGTATTGTTTCGGATGAGCGTGGGACGTACGGATTTGCCAGGTGGCCGCGAGGCTGATCTTTTTAATTCTATTCGCGGAAAGTTATTCACCCTGTCGGATGAGGTTATCGTCTATCCAGGCCATGGCCCCAAAACGACGATTGGATTCGAAAAAGCTAATAATCCGTACGTTTCCTGA